The Populus alba chromosome 6, ASM523922v2, whole genome shotgun sequence genome contains a region encoding:
- the LOC118053010 gene encoding calmodulin-interacting protein 111 isoform X5 produces MKLGITLLLRRFFLLVSKNGVRLSSHLAYMMGCPASGANADHLSIHNCNELYLELVPFMDRVKMKSYTMSTTKLSAEKRHDRSENGMISSPKTPLCQPKLSSPSPIHLTSPICEEAASNISNSNGTDVGLLNIKEVLEDESAKKLLQVCATSWLYSRVLICGNLVAIPVLSKLCIFRVRSANKLPADGSDQDLMKDRTPGMQPQDSEELGHMKDAFSINRETKVYLHQHMNSTDERPQKQGLPLMQSECSNGKTIIGNDRSKLGGLHKEYTVLKDIIVSSTKNTLSCFGLRTTKGVLLHGPPGTGKTSLARLCVIDAGVNLFSVNGPEIFSQYYGESEQAMHKVFDSACQSAPAVVFIDELDAIAPARKDGGEELSQRMVATLLNLMDGIARSDGLLVIAATNRPDSIEPALRRPGRLDREIEIGVPSPSQRLDILHSLLSEMEHSVSDMQLKQLAMATHGFVGADLAALCNEAALVCLKRYARSKKSDYSSHSKGLSIAYDGHSDNMVKGSDCSTGARDMLRDGADSASSSTSHLPVSLENMSSSCLDGDVSEITDNIENGIIACCKEEFLVEEEALLNIVSEDFETARMKVRPSAMREVILEVPKVNWEDVGGQGEIKTQLMEAVLWPQTHQDAFKRIGTRPPTGILMFGPPGCSKTLMARAVASRAGLNFLAVKGPELFSKWVGESEKAVRSLFAKARANAPSIIFFDEIDGLAVIRGKESDGVSVSDRVMSQLLIELDGLQQRVNVTVIAATNRPDKIDPALLRPGRFDRLLYLGPPNQNDREDIFRIHLHKVPCSSDVNIKELACLTDGCTGADIALVCREAAVAAIEENIDASEVSMQHLKTAIQQVQPTEINSYQDLSAKFQRLVHSSDKDELGNQECSSRANSFSIRTIIKSAMQFLNRSSASGSG; encoded by the exons ATGAAGCTGGGAATTACTTTGCTATTGCGACGGTTTTTCCTTCTT GTTTCCAAGAATGGAGTGCGGTTGTCTTCACACCTTGCCTACATGATGGGATGCCCTGCTTCAG GTGCAAATGCTGATCATCTTTCAATTCATAACTGCAATGAATTGTATCTGGAGCTAGTTCCTTTTATGGACAGAGTAAAAATGAAGAGTTATACTATGTCTACAACGAAATTATCTGCAGAAAAAAGACATGACAGATCTGAAAATGGCATGATTTCATCCCCAAAGACACCATTGTGTCAGCCAAAGCTTAGCTCTCCTAGTCCCATTCACTTAACTTCACCAATATGTGAAGAAGCAGCATCCAATATATCCAATTCAAATGGCACAGATGTTGGTTTACTGAATATCAAAGAAGTATTAGAGGATGAAAGTGCCAAGAAACTTCTACAGGTCTGTGCTACTTCATGGTTGTATTCTCGTGTTCTAATATGTGGAAATCTTGTGGCCATCCCAGTGCTTTCAAAGCTTTGCATTTTCCGTGTCAGAAGCGCGAATAAATTACCTGCAGATGGTAGTGATCAAGATTTGATGAAAGATAGAACTCCTGGAATGCAACCTCAAGATTCTGAAGAATTGGGCCATATGAAAGATGCTTTTTCCATAAACCGTGAGACAAAAGTATATTTACATCAGCATATGAATTCAACGGATGAAAGGCCACAAAAACAAGGTTTGCCATTAATGCAAAGTGAATGTAGTAATGGTAAAACAATTATAGGAAATGATAGATCAAAATTGGGTGGTCTACATAAGGAATATACAGTTTTGAAGGACATAATTGTATCATCCACGAAGAATACTTTGTCATG TTTTGGCTTACGAACTACAAAGGGAGTGCTTCTTCATGGACCACCTGGAACAGGAAAGACTTCTTTGGCCCGATTATGTGTCATTGATGCTGGTGTCAACCTTTTCTCAGTAAACGGACCTGAGATATTTAGTCAGTATTATGGAGAAAGTGAACAAGCAATGCATAAAGTTTTTGATTCAGCCTGTCAATCTGCACCTGCTGtg GTGTTCATTGATGAGTTGGATGCAATTGCACCTGCACGGAAAGATGGAGGTGAAGAACTATCTCAAAGAATGGTAGCTACATTATTGAATTTGATGGATGGGATTGCTAGGTCTGATGGACTGCTTGTTATTGCTGCTACAAACAGGCCTGATAGTATCGAGCCTGCACTGAGGCGGCCTGGAAGACTTGACAGAGAAATTGAAATAG GTGTGCCTTCTCCCAGCCAACGATTGGACATACTTCATTCTCTTCTAAGTGAAATGGAGCACTCAGTTTCAGATATGCAACTTAAACAACTTGCCATGGCTACTCATGGTTTTGTGGGTGCTGATTTAGCAGCCCTGTGTAATGAGGCAGCTTTGGTTTGTCTCAAGCGTTATGCTAGATCCAAAAAATCTGATTATAGTTCTCATTCCAAGGGATTGTCTATTGCATATGATGGCCATTCTGACAACATGGTGAAAGGATCTGATTGCTCAACAGGGGCAAGAGATATGTTGAGGGATGGTGCAGATTCTGCATCTTCAAGCACCTCACATTTGCCTGTTTCCTTGGAGAACATGTCATCTTCTTGCTTGGACGGAGATGTCTCAGAGATCACAGATAATATAGAGAATGGAATTATAGCTTGTTGTAAAGAGGAATTTTTGGTGGAAGAAGAAGCCTTGTTGAACATTGTTTCTGAAGATTTTGAAACGGCCAGGATGAAAGTGAGGCCTAGTGCCATGAGAGAG GTAATCCTTGAGGTTCCAAAAGTTAATTGGGAAGATGTGGGCGGCCAGGGGGaaataaaaacccaattaaTGGAAGCAGTGCTATGGCCTCAAACACACCAGGATGCATTCAAGCGCATTGGTACCCGTCCCCCAACAGGGATATTGATGTTTGGTCCCCCTGGTTGTAGCAAAACTCTTATGGCCCGGGCAGTGGCTTCTAGAGCAGGATTGAATTTCCTTGCAGTGAAGGGTCCAGAACTTTTTAGCAAATGGGTTGGTGAATCCGAGAAGGCTGTAAGATCCCTCTTTGCAAAGGCAAGGGCAAATGCTCCAtcaattatattctttgatgaaattgatgGCCTTGCTGTTATTCGTGGGAAGGAAAGTGATGGGGTTTCGGTTTCAGATAGGGTTATGAGTCAACTCCTTATTGAATTGGATG GCTTGCAACAAAGAGTTAATGTTACTGTAATTGCTGCTACGAATCGGCCAGACAAGATTGATCCTGCTCTTTTGAGACCAG GGCGCTTTGATCGGCTGTTGTACTTGGGACCTCCAAATCAGAATGACAGGGAAGACATATTTCGTATCCATTTGCACAAAGTTCCATGCAGTTCTGATGTCAATATAAAAGAACTAGCTTGTCTCACTGATGGGTGCACTGGAGCTGATATAGCATTAGTCTGCCGGGAGGCAGCTGTTGCAGCCATTGAG GAGAATATTGATGCTTCGGAAGTATCCATGCAACATTTAAAGACTGCAATTCAACAAGTCCAGCCAACAGAGATCAATTCTTATCAAGATCTATCAGCAAAATTTCAGAGGCTCGTTCACTCCAGTGACAAAGATGAATTGGGAAACCAAGAGTGCTCGAGTAGGGCAAACTCGTTTTCCATCAG GACCATAATAAAATCCGCGATGCAGTTCTTGAATCGTTCCTCTGCCTCAGGCTCTGGGTAA
- the LOC118053010 gene encoding calmodulin-interacting protein 111 isoform X4 — protein sequence MKLGITLLLRRFFLLVSKNGVRLSSHLAYMMGCPASGKVIFVHTIRNQLLTDIVNGNDTPGANADHLSIHNCNELYLELVPFMDRVKMKSYTMSTTKLSAEKRHDRSENGMISSPKTPLCQPKLSSPSPIHLTSPICEEAASNISNSNGTDVGLLNIKEVLEDESAKKLLQVCATSWLYSRVLICGNLVAIPVLSKLCIFRVRSANKLPADGSDQDLMKDRTPGMQPQDSEELGHMKDAFSINRETKVYLHQHMNSTDERPQKQGLPLMQSECSNGKTIIGNDRSKLGGLHKEYTVLKDIIVSSTKNTLSCFGLRTTKGVLLHGPPGTGKTSLARLCVIDAGVNLFSVNGPEIFSQYYGESEQAMHKVFDSACQSAPAVVFIDELDAIAPARKDGGEELSQRMVATLLNLMDGIARSDGLLVIAATNRPDSIEPALRRPGRLDREIEIGVPSPSQRLDILHSLLSEMEHSVSDMQLKQLAMATHGFVGADLAALCNEAALVCLKRYARSKKSDYSSHSKGLSIAYDGHSDNMVKGSDCSTGARDMLRDGADSASSSTSHLPVSLENMSSSCLDGDVSEITDNIENGIIACCKEEFLVEEEALLNIVSEDFETARMKVRPSAMREVILEVPKVNWEDVGGQGEIKTQLMEAVLWPQTHQDAFKRIGTRPPTGILMFGPPGCSKTLMARAVASRAGLNFLAVKGPELFSKWVGESEKAVRSLFAKARANAPSIIFFDEIDGLAVIRGKESDGVSVSDRVMSQLLIELDGLQQRVNVTVIAATNRPDKIDPALLRPGRFDRLLYLGPPNQNDREDIFRIHLHKVPCSSDVNIKELACLTDGCTGADIALVCREAAVAAIEENIDASEVSMQHLKTAIQQVQPTEINSYQDLSAKFQRLVHSSDKDELGNQECSSRANSFSIRTIIKSAMQFLNRSSASGSG from the exons ATGAAGCTGGGAATTACTTTGCTATTGCGACGGTTTTTCCTTCTT GTTTCCAAGAATGGAGTGCGGTTGTCTTCACACCTTGCCTACATGATGGGATGCCCTGCTTCAGGCAAGGTTATATTTGTTCACACTATTAGAAATCAACTCCTAACTGATATTGTAAATGGGAATGATACGCCAGGTGCAAATGCTGATCATCTTTCAATTCATAACTGCAATGAATTGTATCTGGAGCTAGTTCCTTTTATGGACAGAGTAAAAATGAAGAGTTATACTATGTCTACAACGAAATTATCTGCAGAAAAAAGACATGACAGATCTGAAAATGGCATGATTTCATCCCCAAAGACACCATTGTGTCAGCCAAAGCTTAGCTCTCCTAGTCCCATTCACTTAACTTCACCAATATGTGAAGAAGCAGCATCCAATATATCCAATTCAAATGGCACAGATGTTGGTTTACTGAATATCAAAGAAGTATTAGAGGATGAAAGTGCCAAGAAACTTCTACAGGTCTGTGCTACTTCATGGTTGTATTCTCGTGTTCTAATATGTGGAAATCTTGTGGCCATCCCAGTGCTTTCAAAGCTTTGCATTTTCCGTGTCAGAAGCGCGAATAAATTACCTGCAGATGGTAGTGATCAAGATTTGATGAAAGATAGAACTCCTGGAATGCAACCTCAAGATTCTGAAGAATTGGGCCATATGAAAGATGCTTTTTCCATAAACCGTGAGACAAAAGTATATTTACATCAGCATATGAATTCAACGGATGAAAGGCCACAAAAACAAGGTTTGCCATTAATGCAAAGTGAATGTAGTAATGGTAAAACAATTATAGGAAATGATAGATCAAAATTGGGTGGTCTACATAAGGAATATACAGTTTTGAAGGACATAATTGTATCATCCACGAAGAATACTTTGTCATG TTTTGGCTTACGAACTACAAAGGGAGTGCTTCTTCATGGACCACCTGGAACAGGAAAGACTTCTTTGGCCCGATTATGTGTCATTGATGCTGGTGTCAACCTTTTCTCAGTAAACGGACCTGAGATATTTAGTCAGTATTATGGAGAAAGTGAACAAGCAATGCATAAAGTTTTTGATTCAGCCTGTCAATCTGCACCTGCTGtg GTGTTCATTGATGAGTTGGATGCAATTGCACCTGCACGGAAAGATGGAGGTGAAGAACTATCTCAAAGAATGGTAGCTACATTATTGAATTTGATGGATGGGATTGCTAGGTCTGATGGACTGCTTGTTATTGCTGCTACAAACAGGCCTGATAGTATCGAGCCTGCACTGAGGCGGCCTGGAAGACTTGACAGAGAAATTGAAATAG GTGTGCCTTCTCCCAGCCAACGATTGGACATACTTCATTCTCTTCTAAGTGAAATGGAGCACTCAGTTTCAGATATGCAACTTAAACAACTTGCCATGGCTACTCATGGTTTTGTGGGTGCTGATTTAGCAGCCCTGTGTAATGAGGCAGCTTTGGTTTGTCTCAAGCGTTATGCTAGATCCAAAAAATCTGATTATAGTTCTCATTCCAAGGGATTGTCTATTGCATATGATGGCCATTCTGACAACATGGTGAAAGGATCTGATTGCTCAACAGGGGCAAGAGATATGTTGAGGGATGGTGCAGATTCTGCATCTTCAAGCACCTCACATTTGCCTGTTTCCTTGGAGAACATGTCATCTTCTTGCTTGGACGGAGATGTCTCAGAGATCACAGATAATATAGAGAATGGAATTATAGCTTGTTGTAAAGAGGAATTTTTGGTGGAAGAAGAAGCCTTGTTGAACATTGTTTCTGAAGATTTTGAAACGGCCAGGATGAAAGTGAGGCCTAGTGCCATGAGAGAG GTAATCCTTGAGGTTCCAAAAGTTAATTGGGAAGATGTGGGCGGCCAGGGGGaaataaaaacccaattaaTGGAAGCAGTGCTATGGCCTCAAACACACCAGGATGCATTCAAGCGCATTGGTACCCGTCCCCCAACAGGGATATTGATGTTTGGTCCCCCTGGTTGTAGCAAAACTCTTATGGCCCGGGCAGTGGCTTCTAGAGCAGGATTGAATTTCCTTGCAGTGAAGGGTCCAGAACTTTTTAGCAAATGGGTTGGTGAATCCGAGAAGGCTGTAAGATCCCTCTTTGCAAAGGCAAGGGCAAATGCTCCAtcaattatattctttgatgaaattgatgGCCTTGCTGTTATTCGTGGGAAGGAAAGTGATGGGGTTTCGGTTTCAGATAGGGTTATGAGTCAACTCCTTATTGAATTGGATG GCTTGCAACAAAGAGTTAATGTTACTGTAATTGCTGCTACGAATCGGCCAGACAAGATTGATCCTGCTCTTTTGAGACCAG GGCGCTTTGATCGGCTGTTGTACTTGGGACCTCCAAATCAGAATGACAGGGAAGACATATTTCGTATCCATTTGCACAAAGTTCCATGCAGTTCTGATGTCAATATAAAAGAACTAGCTTGTCTCACTGATGGGTGCACTGGAGCTGATATAGCATTAGTCTGCCGGGAGGCAGCTGTTGCAGCCATTGAG GAGAATATTGATGCTTCGGAAGTATCCATGCAACATTTAAAGACTGCAATTCAACAAGTCCAGCCAACAGAGATCAATTCTTATCAAGATCTATCAGCAAAATTTCAGAGGCTCGTTCACTCCAGTGACAAAGATGAATTGGGAAACCAAGAGTGCTCGAGTAGGGCAAACTCGTTTTCCATCAG GACCATAATAAAATCCGCGATGCAGTTCTTGAATCGTTCCTCTGCCTCAGGCTCTGGGTAA